Within the Macaca nemestrina isolate mMacNem1 chromosome 5, mMacNem.hap1, whole genome shotgun sequence genome, the region ATCTCGTGGTTCCAGCTCCCACCTCACTTGGGGAGAGATGAAGGTGGTGAGGGTCTTAACCAGGGCAGGATCAAAGCAGTGAAGACACTGTTCATTCATGCACAGATACCTCCTAGGCACCTATAATGTGCTAGGCATTATGCTAGACACTGCGGGATGGAAACAAAAAAACTAAGATTAAGGCTTCTCATAAACTATGCCACACAAATCAATTACTAGTTGTAATTTGATTAATTTGAAGTCAGAAGCTGTGTCTGCCGCACTCAGAATAGGCATCCCTTCTTATTCATTGAGGAAAGAGCATTGGAGCAGGATTTACCAGTCCACAGGCTACCCAAGAACCACCTAGGGAGCATGCTGAAAACACAGGTTCCCTGTCCCTGCCTTGGAAAGGCTAATCTAACCCATGAGGTCACGAGGAAACCCAGGAACATGTAGTATAAcaaactccccaggtgattctcattTGGAACCAGAGACCCAGATGATTTCCTAGCTCCTTCCAAGTTGAAACTCATCGATTTCATGGTCTTTGACACATGGCCTAATTTGGTTAGATTTATCTTTACTCAGATGTTAgctttacatatatacacacacacacacacacacacacacacacacacacacacacacacacacacacatatactggACTAAATTCTCCCAGTCGAGCCCAACTAGAAGCCAAAGACAAGGGTGATGCCGTCCTCCAGCCTGTGGCAGCCTGGAGGAGGTGCCCGGGTCCTGGAGGGACAGACAGAGAGGCCTAGCACCTCTGCCCTCCTCAGGGAGTCCACGGAACTCCTTACACTCTGCTTTAGACCAAACGTCTCCAACAATTACACATTTTTTCTTACACAatgaaatttaataataataaaagaaaaataacatttttaaaagtgatttaaagttttaagaggtttttattccattatgcagccaatgttttccttttaaagattattggtaaagtttattttactttctaacTCAAAATTTGTCCACAGAAACTTCTTGGGAAAGTAGGATTCCCTGCATCGCAGATCGACATAGAGAGAGGATTTGTTGGAGCTCAGCTGCGCGGCGCTCTGACGGCCTTTTCTCTCCCTTCAGGGAGGGAGTCCCTTCTTGGAGGACGTGGTAACAGTTGGTGCAAACCCCTCCCGTCCTCCAAATCTTCTTTTGGCCTCTCCTGTTGGCCTGGTGAATCCTTCCACCTTCTCACCCCGGCTCTTTCCCTCTTCACCCAGCAACAGTTACATTCACTCAGAGAATTTCTGTGATTGGCTGAAGACAACAGGGGTCGCCCCCATCCTCGAATCTGTTTTCTTCGTCTTCACCTCCGCCTGGTTCCTGTACTCCCACAGGGACTGAGACTGATTTGATTAAAGCACCAGAGTGTAATGGCCCTCAGAGCAGGGCTGATCCTGGGGTTCCACAGCCTGATGACCCTCCTGAGCCCGCAGGAGGCAGGTGCCACCAAGGGTGAGTGCGAGGGCGAGGCGGGTGCGGCGAGGAGCAGAGATTTACGGAGTTGGGTTACATGAGGAGATGACATGGAGGATGCTTGTTCCTCTCCCTCTCTGGTTTATGAGCAACTTCCTTCACCAAGAGACACCCAATCCCCCTCACCTCTGTCACATCCACTCTGGACTTAAATGAAGGTGCAGCTAGGTCAGCTGCGCAGGTGCCCCATTCAGCCTTTGCTGACGTTCAGATTTCTCCtgattccttcctccttcctgagaCCCAAACCTCCACCCAACAGGTGCCAGCAAGCACCCTGATTTCTCTGCTACCCCTGGCCTGGAGTGTGGCCCATCGAGTCCAGTTCTGTTGCAGTATTTATGCCCATGCCGGTAGTTATCTATTTACCCGTCTTTGTTTATCGGGAGACATGAGCTGGTTTGCGGGTCTACAGCTGgttcatctttatttcttttatttccctggCCCGCCATTGTGCTGGGTGCATGCTAGTTCCTCAATAACTGTTGCTCAAACAACTTCATAGAATTCTGCAAGTATTAGAACTTAATCCCTAACTTCCAGCAAACTAGACAACAGTTATGGAAGAGACACACTCAGTCATAATGCTCTGAGATGGAGGAGTTGGGACATGAACTTTGACTTCTGACTCCTCATCCAGTGCTCTTTGCAATGCCTTGAGTTGCCTTTTCTTATCCCCTTGGTCTCTGGGTCACTAACCTTAATTCTTACCCCTGCCAGCCGTGGCCTGTTTCCCCTTACACCCACCTGCACTGCATCTCTGTGCTGAGCTCCACTACTCTCCTGTCCTTAATCATTCCCCCTCATCCCACCCGCACAGTCCCACCAGCTCACAACACAGGACCTGACAACACAGACAGGGCAGACGACCACAGCCGAGATTTAAATTCTGGAACCCCAAGCATGATTTTAGGCAGCCCCTCCTCTTCCCATCCTGATAGGCCAGACTGCACTGTCTCTGTGCCGGCTGCAGTGTGCTGGGACGAGCCTCTTTCTTCCcgtcctctcccttcccctctcccaggGCCAGCCCAGTGTCAGAACAGGACTGTGTCCCCCCACAGAACCCAGGACGGGGCCCAGGCTCAGGGACTCAACAATCACATATTGTGGATGAGACAgacacattttcttctctctccttgacCCTGAACTCACCAAATACAGCTGACCACATGGGCTCCTACGGACCCGCCTTCTACCAGTCTTACGGCGCCTCAGGCCAGTTCACCCATGAATTTGATGGGGAACAGCTGTTTTCTGTGGACCTGAAGAAAAGCGAGGCTGTGTGGCGTCTGCCTGAGTTTGGCGACTTTGCCCGCTTTGACCCGCAGGGTGGGCTGGCCGGCATCGCCGCGATCAAAGCCCATCTGGATGTCCTGGTGGAGCGATCCAACCACACCAGAGCCATCAACGGTACCAGCCCTCCCTCTGCCCACCCAGTCAGGCGGGAAGGTCAGAGAAACTTCCTCCCAGTTCCTAGGCCCCCATCACTCTGGGGCATGCTCTCAGTGCCCGTGCCTGTCATGCCTTGTCCCTTTCTTTCCCAGGAGGCTCCATGTCTTCCTAGACCCCGTTGGCATCCCTCTCCTTGAGGAATGACACCTCTCACCTGGACTCCCACCCAGGGACCAGTCAGATATAGGACCTCCTGGCATCCCACTCCCTCCCCAGTCTCCTCtccctctgtttttctccttttctgcccCAGTGGATACCATCCCAGAGCATCCCCTGCCCACAGATGGCTACGAAGGGGGAACGTCACTTAATCCCAGTCTTAGTAACGCCCTGGGAGGAGGGATGAGCCTGTGGACTCAAGCCCCATTCCTCCTAGTGCCTCCACGGGTGACCGTGCTCCCCAAGTCTCGGGTGGAGCTGGGCCAGCCCAACATCCTCATCTGCATCGTGGACAACATCTTCCCGCCTGTGATCAATATCACCTGGCTGCGCAACGGCCAAGCTGTCACTGAGGGAGTGGCCCAGACCAGCTTCTATTCCCAGCCTGACCATTTGTTCCGCAAGTTCCACTACCTGCCCTTTGTGCCCTCGGCCGCGGACGTCTATGACTGCCAGGTGGAGCACTGGGGCCTGGATGCGCCACTCCTCAGACATTGGGGTACGgagccccctccccacacaccctcCTGGCCCCAGGTTTCCTTTACTCTAGATTCCTTCCCTATACCACcaattccttcctttctctcccagaGCTCCAGGTGCCTATTCCACCACCAGACGCCATGGAGACCCTGGTctgtgccctgggcctggccaTCGGCCTGGTGGGCTTCCTCGTGGGCACCATCCTCATCATCATGGGCACATATGTGTCCAGTGCCCCCAGGTGCAGAGGCCCCAGGAGTCTGGCGGGGGAGGAAAGTGGATGACTCTGAACAGGACATGCGCGGAGAATCAGAGATTCTGTCGCGGGGAAAGAGTTCAGGAAAGAAATGGGCATGGAAGAAAGAAGCAGAGGTGGGGTGAGAGAGTGAGGTTTTGGGGGGAGGTGGGCACTCAGAGATAGGATCCCAGCATATTGAAATTGAGCAACATCGATTGTGTGGTTTCTGCTACTTTAGGTAACGATCCTTCTGAGAGAAATGACTTGTGGGAGACACCCTGCAGATCCTCGTGGATTTGTGACAGCTCCTGCGTGCTCAGTGCGCTTTAAGTGTATCCTGCTGTGCTGACCTTGAGTGGGATCAACCTCTGCCCTACAGGACCCCCCTTTTTGGCGCCAGTACTCATGGCAGGGTTTGTGGGACACCTACTAGCTTTCCTTCcctttcaacacacacacacatttttgctCTACCCAAAGCTCTGGCTGGCAGCACCAAATGCTTTGGTAGTGTTTGCACTGTGTCCTTTTTAGGCCTTGGCCAGTTCTCCCAGGGTTGAGGCATGTGATGCTGGGGATTGGCAGCAGTCCTGGGGCCCGCATGGGTGTGTCTTGCTCCATTTGTCCCATTGTGTGTTACTTTGTGAATGAGCCGTTTCACATGGACCTGATGAAatttgcctcctgagttcagtTTTGCCCTGAAAGGGATGCAGATTATCCTGTTCCTTATGACCCCCTCAGCTAACAACCCCCTCAGCACTGGGACAGGACAGGCTCATGGGGACTCCACTCCTGCCTGGGTTTACTCTGTATGAAGAGACCATTGGTATCCTGCCATGATGTCATCTCCTTTTTCTACTTTCCCTAGAGTCCCATGCATGACAAAGAGAGGCCCAAGGCTTGGATAAGGTGGCCACTTCCCTCAGTGGGGTCAATCATGTTAGGTAGGAGGTGGTAGAGTCGGTGTGCAAGGTATCTGGTAAGAGGGGCGGTCCACCTAGACATGTGGCCTAGAAGATTTTAGTCTACTTTtctgtgaacaaaatttaaaacatacaaagAGATAAGTCACCATACCATGTAGTTTATGTCAAGACCAAAATGAGCAGTACAGATTACGGTTTTCAAACCAGAATGCACATAAGAACTGCTTGGGATCCTTTTAAAAGTACAGGcattggcctggtgcagtggctcactcctgtaatcccagcactttgggaggccaaggggacaggatcgcttaaggccaggagttggaaaccatcctgggctacatagagagaccccatctctaaaaagaaagatttaaaaattaaccaggcatggtggctcgcacctgtattcccagccactcgggaggctgaggctggaggagtgcttgagcccaggagttcaaggctgcagtgagccgagattgcaccactgcactccagcctaggtgacacagtgagaccctgtctctaaataaataaataaaatataaaaataacaggcatcacccagacctactgaattagaatctcGGGGGTGCAAGGGGCAGCAACAGGGAGGctgtcttttttgagacagggtctcgctctgtcaccaggttggagtgccatggcatgatcttggctcactgcaacctcagcctcccgagttcaagcaattctcctgcctcactgagtagctgggactacaggtgcgcgccaccatgcccagctaaattttgtattttaagtagagacggggtttcaccatgttggcccggatggtctccatctcctgacctcgtgatctgccctccttgacctcccaaagtgctggaattacaggcatgagccaccgcgcctggccgaagcTGTCATTTTTTAACAGGCTCTGGATGACTCTGATGCAGCCATCCTGGACCTAGGCTGCGGTCTGGTCACTGGGACACAGTGACATAATCAGGTGCCATGGGGGGTCGTGGGAAGGGGGATCCCTAAGGTCTGAGGTGGACCAGGAAGGCTTTCTGAAGAACCTGGGTCTGTTAGGGCATCAAAGCCAATCAAGGTACAAGTAAATAGGGACAAAATGAGGGTTTGAACTGTGAGCAGTTGGtcctggaaaagaaagaaaccgaGAGATTATGGGGACTCAATGGGCTTCTTAAGAGAGAATAAGCTGAAATCAATGACTAGAAGACCCTGACGGAAGTGGAGGAGAATCATCTCAGGCAAACTTTTTGTGTGCCAGTAACAGAACCCCTCTTCGTGTGATCACATGCAAAGTATAGGATGTTTGCAATATAGCTGTGGGGAGGAGTGCAGGGCCCAAGGGTAGATTCTAGCCAGGCCTCCCAGGAACAGAACTGGGATCCGAAAAGCCCGGAGAAGCTAGAGCTGCCCCTCCAACCCTCTCGGATCCACACGGTCTGTGTTCTCTAGACCCCCCTGCATGTTAGCGGTGTTCTCTCTCTGTGGACTGACTGTCCTTTTCAGTGAACACGTCCACCCGAAAGCTCCTGAGTTTATATCATCTCAGCCCTCACAACCCACAAAGGCTGTGTCTCCTAGTCACAGCTTTAAATTACTGGAAAAATAAATGACCAGCCAAACGTGGAGCAGGTGTCCATCCCAGCCCTGTGTAGTTAGAACAGGAGACAAGATCCCACACAAATGTGGCTGCCAAGCACCCAGCCCCGGGGCAAGGGGTCAAGTTCTTGTCAGAGAAAGAGGAATAAGTTGGTTCTCAGAAGACACCACAAGATACGTGTGTTCCCAACAATCTCTGATCTCTGCTGATCTTTTGCTTAGCAGTTAACTTGATGCATCATTGGGAAGGTGTTTCTCTCATCTCCATCCTAAGGCTTAATAAAGTCATTAAAATTGTGTTCTTTTGACCAAAGAAAtgtatggtgtttttttttttttcactgttgcaTATACTACCCTGAAGTCACTGGAACTTCTAGGAATAATTCCAGAGCCTTTAGATTTATGCGTCTGTGTGTATACTCACATGTGTTTCTAGTCTCAAGGTACgtagtgttttattttaaaaaacaaattgtgCTCCTGCATTCCTGATCTTTCACTCTGTTTTAGAGCAGACATCCGGTAGTCTCCTGTCCTTTGTATCCAAACTCTCCCTTTTTGCAGGGTCCCCCTACAGATCATAAGCACGTCATCTCTCCAGATAATGAGAACATCAAGTCCTCTGTCTGTCCTTGACCCAGTCTCCCTTCCACCCGAGCTCCTCCCGGTCACACCCTCTGAGAGTGTCTGCATGGACTGCCTCCAGATCCCCTCTTCCCATCCACTCTCTTTcggttttaatttttaaccaaATTATGTTATATGCATAGTTTAAAGAGTCAAATAGTTTTTACAAGATTTGTTACAGAAATACCAGTCTCCAACCCCCCTCTGCCACCATATCCTCAGCCTCACAGAAAATAACTTTCAGTTGTTTTAATGTGTTCTGTTGGTATTAACCTCCCATCTCTAATTAACATGTTTGTGTTGCTACATCTAGATTTTTCAGCTTTAGGCTTTATCTCTTTACCTCTTGCTGTGGGAGAGGgggatttagatttttttcatccTCAAAGAACATCATGCACCCTTCCCATGCCCCTTCTTTTAATATGAGTATATTGTCATTTTTACAACATAGTAAAAATTACTATGCTTACTATGTTTATATCAGTATGACCATGTAATGGCAAACCATAGAGCAAACCATGCTTGCTCTTCCTTTTCTAGATGACTTTGTTTTCTCTGGAGTGTGTAATTGTCCTGTTTTCCTTTGTGTGGCTGTATTTGTCCTTATTATTAATGAATCACAAAATTCCTTGCAGTACGATCAAACACGTCAGGTATTCTGTCAATTTTACCATCAGATGTAACTCTCCCAGAATCTTCTGTCGGCTCCAGTCTTAACTCTTTGCCCTTGATGATACAGCGTTCACTCTGAGATCACCCTTCGCCGTCCGCATCAGGATTTACCTGTCCTTCGAGTTGGATCTTCTGTTTCTTGTATCCAGTCATTGCCCCTTTGTGGTCTGCCTTATTTTAATGAGGCACCTCTTCTTTTCACTTCCTGCGAAACAGTGCATATGAGGAAAACTTTGTATGCTTCGTATGTCcgaaaatgtatttattgtacTCTCAAACTTGAATAATAGCTTGCATGGGTATAAAATTCAAGATTGGAAATCATTTCCATCAGAATTGTTAAGGCATTTCTC harbors:
- the LOC105474430 gene encoding HLA class II histocompatibility antigen, DO alpha chain isoform X1; the protein is MALRAGLILGFHSLMTLLSPQEAGATKADHMGSYGPAFYQSYGASGQFTHEFDGEQLFSVDLKKSEAVWRLPEFGDFARFDPQGGLAGIAAIKAHLDVLVERSNHTRAINGTSPPSAHPVRREVPPRVTVLPKSRVELGQPNILICIVDNIFPPVINITWLRNGQAVTEGVAQTSFYSQPDHLFRKFHYLPFVPSAADVYDCQVEHWGLDAPLLRHWELQVPIPPPDAMETLVCALGLAIGLVGFLVGTILIIMGTYVSSAPR
- the LOC105474430 gene encoding HLA class II histocompatibility antigen, DO alpha chain isoform X2 — its product is MALRAGLILGFHSLMTLLSPQEAGATKADHMGSYGPAFYQSYGASGQFTHEFDGEQLFSVDLKKSEAVWRLPEFGDFARFDPQGGLAGIAAIKAHLDVLVERSNHTRAINVPPRVTVLPKSRVELGQPNILICIVDNIFPPVINITWLRNGQAVTEGVAQTSFYSQPDHLFRKFHYLPFVPSAADVYDCQVEHWGLDAPLLRHWELQVPIPPPDAMETLVCALGLAIGLVGFLVGTILIIMGTYVSSAPR